The genomic interval CCAGCTGCTGCTGGCCGCGCCGGAGAACGTGATCGACCTGTCCCGGCACCTGGGCTCCGTGACGGAGATCCTGCGGGACAAGCGCACCAACCGCTCCGGCGTGCTCACCGCCCCGGTGATCCGGCCCCGGCCCGGCGCGGAAGGTCAGTGGCGGTCCGAGGCGAACCCCGTGGACATCGTGCTCCGCTAGGTCAGACGCTCTCTCACTTAACGTGGGTTTTCCGCCGATGCTCTCTCACTTTCTTGAAGAAAGCGAGAGAGCGTTGGTGATTTTCCTGCGTTAAGTGAAAGAGCGTCTTAGCTGGCGGCGGTGCACGCGTCGATCTGGGCCTGGACGATTGCGCCGTAGTGTCCCACCAGCTCGTCAAAGTCCCAGCCGTCGAAAAGGCCCAGGGTGCGGACGGTCTCGCCGAAGCCGGTCATCAGGGCCACCACGGTGGAGGCGAACCGGCGCTCCGGTGTGGTGTCCCCGATGAGCCGGACGATGGCGGTGAGGTACCTTTCGCGGATATCCGTCCGGGCGGCCTCGGGGTCGGGAGAGTCCAGGACGGCGAACGGGATGATGGCCCACGGCTCCTGCACTCCGCGTTCCCGGCGCATCAACACACGGAACACGAGGGCCCTGCCGAGCTCCGACGTCGGGACTTCCAGTTCGGTGAGCAGCGACTCGTCCGGCTGCACGGCGGCATAGAGCTTTTCCTTGGAAACGAAGAGTTTCATGACCAGGGCGGCCGAAACGCCCGCGTCCGCGGCGATGTCCCGCACCGTGACGGCGCGGTAGCCGCGTTCACCGAAAAGGCGTCCGGCGGCGCTGAAGATCGCGTCGTGGCTGGGGCTGCTCATGCGCCCACCGGTTCCATGGACTTTTCCTCCACGCGAGGCGCGGCGAGATCAACGGTGACCGAGCGGTTGTCCACCGCGAGCTTCCGGGCCATGGCCTGATGTGTGGCCGGGTTAACCATGGTCACAACGTAGCGGCCGGCGGCGGGCAGCGGAAACGCGTACGCGCCGTCGTCGTCCGAGATTGTGGTGTCCACGTAGCCGCCGCTTGCCTCGAGGAGCGTCACCACCGCGCCCGCCACAGCCTCGCTGCCGGCGGTGACCCGTCCGCCGATCTCCAGCCGGTCCCGAAGCAGGAAGTTCTGGTGCAGGGTACGTCCGTCGAAGTCGAAAACGTCGGCCGTGGGCGCCCAGCCTGCCGCGTTGGTCACGATGAGGTATTTCCCGGCGCCGGGGAGGGCCACCGAATAGTTGCCTTCCGTGTCCACCCGGCTCCAGTCCACCGGCTCGCCGGCGGTCTGAAGCACGGTCACGACGGCGGGAGCGACGGGGCGGTGGTCAGGGGCAAGGACGCGGCCCCGCACCACAATTTCGGTGGTGTTCACGGAGGCGGCCGTGGCGGAAACGGGCGCGGCCTGCCGGTGGGCCGCGGTGGCTTTCGGGATGAAGACCGTGGCCGCCACCGATGCTGCCGCTGCCAGAGCGGCCAGCCAGAACACGTCCTTGAAAGCGTCGAAGGACGGAAGGTGCACGGCTCCCACCGTCATGCTGACCGAGGTGAGGACCGCGGCAACCGCGGCGCTCGACGTCGACGTGCCGATGGACCGGACCAGGCTGTTCAGTCCATTGGCCGAGGCGGTCTCGGTAATCGGCACCACGCCCATGATCAGAGTGGGCATGGCGGCATAGGCGATGGCTGTGCCCACGCTGACCACGGTTGAGCCGATGATCACCCAGGCGATGGAGTCGTAGAAGAAGACGCGGCCCACGTACCCCACGATCATCACAACGCCGCCGGCGATGAGCGCGGATTTGCCGCCGAAGACGCGGATGATGCGCCCGGACACCGGGGCGAAGATCACCATCGCGAGCCCGGACGGGACCATGCACAGCCCTGCGGTGATGACGTTCAGCCCGAAACCGTACCCCGTGGCGGTAGGCAGCTGGAGCTGCTGGGTGGTGAGGAGCATGTTGGCGAACATGGCGAAGCCGATGAGCAGCGAGGCCACGTTGGTCATGAGCACCGGTCTGCGGCCCGATGTCCGCAGGTCAACCATCGGCTGGCTGACTTTCAGCTCGTACGGGACCCAAGCAGCCAGGAGTATTGCGGCCGTGAGGAACAGCAGCAGCACCGGCTCCGAGCCCCAGCCCCAGGCGCCGCCCTTGGAGATCGCCAGCAGCAGGGCGGCCAGCGCTGCCGAGAGCACCAGTGCTCCCGCGTAGTCGAACCGCCCGGGGGTGCGGACCTTGGATTCGGGAACCACCAGCGCCACGGCAACAAGCAGCAGTGCGCCCGCGGCAGCGGAAACCCAGAAGATCGAGGCCCACCCCAGGCTCTCGTACAGCACTCCGGCCAGGGGGAGGCCCATGGCGCTGCCGATTCCCAGCGTGGCGCTCATCAAGGCAACGGCGGAGCCCATCTTCTCCTTGGGCAGTTCATCGCGCATGATGCTGATGCCCACCGGAATTAGGGCCGATGCGAAGCCCTGGAGCGTCCGGCCGATGACCAGCCACAGGAAGGATCCGCCAACCGCGGCAATGACCGAGCCGGCCACCATGATCGCCAGGCAAACCACCATCATCTTGCGCTTGCCGTACATGTCCGCGCTGCGGGACACGATGGGCGTTGCCACGGCGCTGGCGAGCAGGGTGGCGGTCACCAGCCAGGAGGCGTCGTCGGCGGTGATACCCAGGATCCGGGGAAAATCCGGAAGGAGGGGCACTACCAGGGTTTGCATAAGGGCTACCACCGTGCCGCTAAGGGCCAGGACGGCGGTGATGGCGGACGGGGACGGGCCCCGGGTGGTGTTCAGGGCGTTGGAACGCGGCATCAGGTGCTTTCAGGTGTGGGCTGGGATGGGGCGCGGCACGGTGAACGCGTGTTTACCCCCTTAAGAGTGAACCACCGTTCACCCCCGACCGGCAATGACCTTCCGCTATATGTTGCGTCACATGATCAATTACGCAATACAAAGCTTTTCTAATTACGGGCAGGCTAGGCTACCCTTACTTAGGTTCGCATCATTCACCTAAGGAGTTCCGTGACTTCCCCCCTCTTCTCCGGCCCGAGCGCCACCCGCCGCACGCTGTTCAAGTCAGCCGGCAAGGCAACGGCCGTTCTGGCCGCCGCGGCACTCACACTGTCCGCCTGCTCCACGGGCCCCGTGTCCTCCACATCGGACGCCAGCACCTCCAGCTCCAGCAGCTCGCAGTTCCCGGTCACCATCAAGCACGCCTTCGGTGAAACCACCGTCAAGGAACAGCCCAAGCGCGTAGTCACCGTTTCCTGGGTCAACGACGACGTTGCCCTTGCCCTCGGCGTTGTTCCGGTGGGCGTCCCCAAGAACGAATGGGGCGGCAACGAGCAGGGCTCCACACCGTGGAAGGACGCAGCACTGAAGGAACTCGGCGCGGGCTTCGGTTCCGACAAGGCCCCGGTCCAGTTCTCCGAGGCTGACGGCATCAACTTCACCGAGATCGCCAAGCTCACCCCGGACGTCATCCTGGCCGCCTACTCGGGCCTTACCGAAGAGGACTACAAAAAGCTCAGCGAGATCGCCCCCGTGGTGGCGCACCCCGAGGTTGCCTACGGAACCTCATGGCAGGATTCAACCTCCATCATCGGCAAGGCCCTGGGCAAGGAGGCTGAGGCTACCAAGCTCATCGCCGATACTGAGGCCACCGTAAAGACGGAAGCTGCCAAGTACCCGCAGATCGCCGGCAAGAGCTTCGTCTACGGTTACACCGATCCCGCAGACCTCACTGCCACGGGCTTCTACACCGCCAATGACAACCGTCCGAAGTTCCTCTCAGCTGTCGGGATGAAGCTGGCCCCGGTCGCCGAGAAGGCTTCAGCCGGCTCCAAGGACTTTTTCGTGACGTGGGCCGCCGAGAAAGCCAACGAACTTGAGGCCGATATCTTCCTGAGCTCGGTCGAGGATGCCGCCACCGCCGAGGCCGTCAAGAGCGACCCCCTGCTGGGCCAGATTCCGGCCATCAAGAACGGCGCATTCGTTGCCGACGCGGACAAGAGCCTGGTCCTGGCAATCTCGGCCTCCTCGCCGCTGAGCCTGCCGTGGGCGCTGGACACGTTCCTCCCGCAGCTCGCCACCGCCGCGGATGCAGTGAAGTAAGCACCGCTCCATGACGGAAAGTACGACGGCGGCACCCGCCGGACAGCGCGAACGGACACTTGGGGCCCCGATCGGGTCGCAACGAGGGCCCCAAGTGTCCGTTCGCGCCGGTCGATCGGGTCGATTGGCTAGCGCCGGCGGGACGCCCAGAACCACGCAGCTTGCCTGGCTGCTGGCCGCCGTCGTCGTACTTTCTTTGTTAGCCGCCGCTTCCCTGGCCATCGGCGCCCGGGGCCTTTCCCTGACCACCGTGTGGCAGGCGCTCACCCAGTTCGACGCCGCCAACGGGGACCACGCCGTGGTCCACGCACGCATCCCGCGCACCGTCCTCGGCATCCTCGTTGGCGGCGCCCTGGGCCTGGCCGGCGCCGCCATGCAGGGCGTTGCCCGCAATCCGCTGGCAGATCCAGGCATCATGGGTGTCAATGCCGGCGCCGCGCTGGCCGTGGTGACCGGCATCTATCTTTTCGGCGTCACCTCCCTCAGCGGCTACATCTGGTTCGCTTTCATTGGCGCCGGAGCCGCCGCCGTCGTGGTTTACCTCATCGCATCCATGGGCAGGGACGGTGCGACGCCGGTCAAGCTCGCCCTCGCCGGCGCCGCGCTCAGCGCCGGGCTCTATTCCCTGATGAGCGTCATTCTCGTCTCCAGCCAGGACACCCTGGACCGCTTCCGTTTCTGGCAGGTGGGCGGAATCTCCGGCCGCGACTGGGCCGTGGTGCTTCCGGGCCTCCCGTTCCTGGCCGTCGGGGCACTTATTATTCTGGGCACCGGCCGCATCCTCAACAGCCTCGCGCTGGGTGATGACATTGCCCGCGGCCTGGGCCAGCGTGTGGGCCTGAGCCGGGGAGTCACCGCCCTGGGCATCGTGCTGCTGTGCGGCTCCGCGACGGCATTGGCAGGGCCCATCGGCTTTGTTGGCCTGGTCATTCCGCACGCGGTCCGCTCACTCACCGGCCCCGACTACCGCTGGATCCTGCCGTTCTCCCTGGTCCTCGCGCCGGCACTTTTGCTCGGCGCGGACATCATCGGCCGCGTTGTGCTGCTTCCCGGCGAGGTCCCGGCCGGCATCATGACCGCACTCGTGGGTGCGCCCGTCTTCGTCTGGCTCATCCGCCGTGGCAAGGGGGCCGGCCTGTGAACCTCGTCGAAACCAAACCCCCCGTTGACCTATCACTTCCGGTTGCCAAAACCGGGTCTAAACGACCAAAACTGATAGCGCAACATTGGCGGACCACCGCCCTGGCCCTCGCCGTTCTGGTTATGTTCGCCATCTACGTGCTCCTGGGCAGCTACACCGTGACCATCCCGGACTTCTTCAAGATCCTCATCGGACACCTGACCGGCGGCGAGAAAATCCCCGGCGCAAGCTTCATCGTTATGGAGAACAAGCTGCCCCGGGCCGTCATCGGCGTGATGATCGGCGCCGCGTTCGGCCTCTCCGGCGGCCTGTTCCAGACCATGCTCCGCAACCCGCTGGCCAGCCCCGACGTGATCGGCATCAGCTACGGAGCCAGCGCGGCCGCGGTCACCGCCATCGTGATCTTCGGCGCCACCGGTCCGGCCGTATCCGGAGCGGCGCTAGGCGGCGCGCTGGGCATCGCAGCGCTGATCTACGCCATCTCCCGCGGACCGTCACTGGGCTCAGGCGGCGGCAACCGGGGGAACGCCGCGGGCAGCCGGCTGATTCTGGCCGGTGTGGGCATCGCCGCCGCCCTCCACGCGGTGGTCAACTTCATGATGACCCGCGCGGACATCCGCACGGCAGCCGACGCACTCGTCTGGCTCAACGGCTCCCTCAACTCCGCCAACTGGGACCGGGCGGGCCTGCTCTCCTTGGCGCTGTTGGTTCTGGTCCCCGCGGTCATCGCCCTTGCCGGGCCGCTGCGCATCCTGGAACTCGGCGACGACGCCGCGGCCGGGCTGGGCATCCGCGTCGGGTTCACGCGCCTCGCCGTGGTGGTCACCGCCGTCGCACTCGCCGCGGTGGCGACGGCGGCCGCCGGGCCTGTCTCGTTCGTCGCCTTCCTGGCCGGCCCCATCGCGCGGCGCTTCACCCGTAAAGCCAGCCTCCCGGCGTCGGCCCTGGTGGGTGCGCTGATTGTCCTCACGGCCGACTACGTCGCGGCCAACCTCGCCCCCTTGCTGCTGGACGGCACCGTGCTGCCCGTCGGTGTTATCACCGGCGCGCTCGGTGCCCCGTTCCTGCTGTGGCTTCTGGTCACGGCCAACCGAAAGGATGCCTGACATGGCTGTTCTCAGCGCCCAGGACCTCACCCTCAAATACGACCAGCGCTGCGTGGTGGACGGCCTCACGGCGGAAATCCCCGAGGGTAAGGTGACCATGATCGTGGGCGCCAACGCGTGCGGCAAGTCCACGCTCCTCCGCGGCCTGTCCCGCCTCCTCAAACCCGCAGCCGGCGTGGTTACGCTGGACGGCAAGGACATCCACGCCCGCCCGGCCCGTGAACTGGCGCGCACCCTGGGCCTCCTCCCGCAGCACCCCACCGCACCGGACGGCATCGCTGTCCGCGACCTCGTGGGCCGCGGCCGGTATCCGCACCAGGGCTTCTTCCGCAGCTGGAGCACCGAGGACGACGCCGCCGTGCAGCGCGCGCTCGAAGCGACGGAAACGCTGGAACTCGCTGAGCGGAACGTCGATGAACTGTCCGGCGGCCAGCGGCAGCGTGTCTGGATCGCCATGGCGCTCGCCCAGGAAACCGACGTGCTCCTGCTGGACGAACCCACCACATATCTGGACCTGGCGCACCAGGTGGAAGTCCTGGACCTGGTCACGGACCTGAACCGCAAGCGCGGCACCACCGTGGCCATCGTCCTCCACGACCTGAACCTCGCGGCACGCTACGCGGACCATGTCATCGCCATGAAGGGCGGCGAGATCGTGGCCCTGGGTGACCCCATAACTGTTGTCACCGAAAAGCTGGTCCGCGACGTTTTCGGCCTTGAGTCCCGGGTGATTCCCGATCCGGTCTCGGGCACACCCCTGATCATCCCCATCGGCCGCCACCACACCGCCGCAACCGAACTGGAGCTCGTTTCATGAAGACCCGCGACATCGCCGCCACCGAGCCCATGACCCTGGCTTTCGAGGTGACGGTTTCCTCGGTGCAGGAGCTGAGCCCCAACTTCCGCCGGATCACCTTCGGCGGGTATTCGCTGCGTGACTTCGGCGTTAACGGCGACACCCTCGACCTGCGGATCAAGCTGATGATCCCATCCCTGGCGTCCGACGGCACAAAGCTGCCGCTGCCGGTCTTCGAAATGGCGCAGGCCGGCTGGTACCAGGAATGGCTGGCCATGGACCCAGCGGTCCGCGGCTCGATGCGCACGTACACGGTCCGCCAGTCCCGGCTCGATGCCGTTTATCCCGAAATTGACGTTGACTTTGTGATGCACTTCGACGCCGACGGCCACGGCGGTCCCGCCGCGAACTGGGCCCAGAACGCCCAGCCGGGCGACGCCATCACTATCATCGGCCCCAACAACCGCGCCGCCCACTGTGTCACGGCCGAGATCTACTCCGGCATCGAGTGGCGGCCGGGTATGGCCCAGCGTGTCCTGCTAGCCGGCGACGAAACCGCCATCCCGGCCATCTCCGCGATCCTCGAAAACCTGCCGTCCTACATGAGCGGCCATGCCTTCCTGGAAGTACCGGAGGCCGGTGACTTCCTCGATCTCAAGACAGCCGCCGACGTCGACATCACCTGGCTTGCCCGGGGTGCCGCGATCGGCCGCTCACGCCCGCACGGCGAACTGCTGCAGCAGGCAGTGCGCACTTCAGTTCCCGTTCCCGGCTGGGTGGGCATCAAAGCGTCCGACGCCGGTGCGGGCCCGGAGCCCGAAGACGTCAATGTGGACGTGGACATCCTCTGGGAGACGCCCGCACGGATGGAGACAGCTGAAATCGAGGCCACCAAGAACCCCGCCATGCCGGCCGGTGCCATGCCTTTCTACGCGTGGATCGCCGGTGAGGCCGCCGTTATCAAGGACATGCGGCGGTACCTGGTCCGGGACGTGGGGATCGACCGGAAGCAGGTTGCCTTCATGGGGTACTGGCGCCAGGGTAAGGCCGAGGTCTAGCCGAGCGCTTCTGGACCTTCCCCTGCCACCGGGATCTTGATGAATCATCACCTTAACGAACCACGGTCGTTGCCACTCCCGAAAGTCAGGGTGTTGCAACGACCGCTGGAACTCGCCAGGTCCTGGTGGGTTTTTCTTACTTGTAGACGCGGACCCAGTCGACCTGCATCTGCGAGGGCTTGGTGGCGGAGCCGTCCGGGAACCAATCCAGCTGCAATGTCTGCTTCATTACGGTAGAGGGCTGGTGCGCCGGGTTCGTGTCAGTGAAGGTCTTTACTCCGTCGACGTATCCGCTGATGCCGGCCGGGGTCCACTCCACCGCGTAGTTGTGCCACTGTGTGCCATCGACGGGCGTCGCCGCTGTGGTCTGGAAATCCGCTCCACCACAGGCGTAGTGCAGGAAGAACCTCATCACGGAGGTGACTGAGCTGCCCTCGGCATAATCGATCTCGGCACAGTTCGGGGCAGCGTTGTTGTTAAGGATCAGGACCGGGTGGTATTTCGGGTCCCGTGAATTGGTTTTCATGCGCGTTTCCCAGCGACCATACTTTTGTTCCGCGAACTTTGCCGACATGCCGCCCGTGGTGCCGGCTGCGTCTCCGCTAACGGTGGCCACGCCGTTGGCAACCGACCAAGCCTGGGGACTGCGCAGGCCTTTGCCGGCATGCCCTGCACTGTTGTAGACACTCCATTTGGTCCGGTCCGGTGCGCCGGTGTTGGAGAATTCGTCGCCCGTCAGGACCGGGCCCCAACCGAAGGCGGTAGCTGCCTGGGCACCGTCACCCGTCGTGGCGAGAGCCTGGCCGGCTGCGGGCCCCGGCTGGGCCGGGGCCGGGGCCGCGGCCAGCGCAGGCGCCGGGGGGACAGCTGCCACCGGGGTTTCCGCCGCCGAAGCTGGGGTCTGGCCGCTGCTCGAAGCCGTGGGCGCCGGAGACGCTGCGGCTGAAGACGCCGAGGCTGAGGCAGTTGGGGCTGGAGTGGCAGGTGCGGACGCGCGGCCAGCCGAGGATGGGGCAGACGCCCCATTGGTCGTAGGGGCTAGGCCGCATCCTGTCAGGGACAAAGCACCCATGGTGGTTATGATGGCTATTTTCTTGAACAAGATACCTCCGGGCTAGGACTGGAAGAAACTACTGATGCACTTGAGACGATGACGAGTGCGGAAAGCATCCTGGGGCCCCTTGGCAGGGCCGGAGCTAGCAGGCGCCGAAGGGGCGCGTCGGGGGTCCAGTGATCGGGCGCCCGGGGCCCTGCATTGGGGCCAGCCGCCAACGTTACCTGATCGTGACCATAGGTCGCAAAAATGTGACAAAGGCTGAGCAGCTGCCGATGATCAGAGGCGGCGGCCTGATGGACACGCCTAGCACCCGGCACTCCAAACGCGCCCCCGCACGCTGCCCCTGGGTCGCAACCCTTCTGCACAGCCTGTTGCTGTCCGTTTACCTTGGCGTTTCTTTGGCCGGTTACTTTCAGTGGATGGGTTCTAATCCTTTACTCTCGGACCGTGAGGGCCGGCGGGTGTTTGTCGCTTTGGGGGACTCGTTTACAGAAGGTGTTGGGGACCGGGATGAGCGGCTGCCCAACGGCGTCCGGGGGTGGGCTGACCGGGTGGCGGAGAAACTGGCCAAGGCTGAGCCGGGGTGGGAATATGCCAACCTGGCCATCAGGAGCAAGCGCCTGCGTCACGTCATCACCGAGCAGCTGGAACCGGCGCTGGCCATGAAGCCCACGCTGATCACGCTGTACGCCGGCGGAAACGACATCCTGGACATCGGCACGGACATGGCTGCCCTGATGGACGAGTACGAGGACCTCGTGGCGCGACTGGCCGGGACCGGGGCCACGGTGGTCCTGTTCACCGGCTTCGACGTCAAAGTCTCGGCCGTTCTGGAGCTGCTGAAGAAGCGGAACACGGTCTACAACCAGCGCGTCCGCGAGATCTCTGTCAAATACGGGACGGTCCTGGTGGATTACTGGTGCCTGGACGCCTTCCATGACCGGCGGATGTGGGACTCGGACCGCCTCCACATGTCCAAGGCGGGCCACAAGTACCTCGCCGGGCAGGTGCTGGATCAGCTGGGGGTGCCCCACAAAATCCGGCTCAAGGACTGGGACCCGCCGGAGCGGCTCAGCCTCCGGGAGTGGGAACAGCGGCAGCGGCGTTGGGTTAACGACTGGGTGCTGCCGCTTTTTGGCCGCAAAATCAGGGGCGTCACCCTCGGGGATGCACTGGCGCCGCGCTGGCCGGAACCCGTCAAGGTGCCGCGGAAGCGCGGGCTGAAGAAGCTGATGGACCGGGACGCGGTGCTCAAGAACAGCCCGAAAGCAAGTGGTTTGTAAACAGCTGTTGACTTGTGTGCAACATCACAGATACTGTTGCGGCACTGACGACGACTCAACGCGTCAGCTCTAGTCCGCTCAGCGCTGTGTGGGCCGTTCGGGGCGTGAACCGCCGCCGTCGGGATGCCAGCGTGAACGCGGAATCCCCAACCTGCCCCTTCGGCACACGGCGTCCTTTGGCGTGCGCCGGGCGGGCCCCAGCCTTGAGAGGCACCACCGCGATGACTGACAGTTCCCTTCATTTTGACCGCAGGAAACTCCTGAAAGCAGCAGCGTTGACCCCATTTGCAGGCCTGGCACTGTCCGGCTGCGGGGCAAAGCCCGCCGATAGCGCGGCAGCCAACAAGACAGTCACGGTCACCTCCTACGGCGGCTCCTACAATGACCAGCTGACCCAGACGATTCTGGACCCCTTCTCCAAGCAATCGGGGATCCAAACCACGCTGCTGGCCAACACCAGCCTGGCCGCGCTCAAGGCCCAGGTGCAGTCCGGGGACGTGCAGTGGGACCTCGTGGAAATCACCGCCCCGGAGTACGAAACGGCCGTGGCAGAAGGCCTCCTGGAGCCGTTCGACTACGACATCATCAGCGACAAGGGCCTGCCCGGCTACGCCAAGGCGGAGTATGGCATCAAGTACCTGAGCTTCCTGTTTGTGATGGCCTGGGACCAGAAGGCCATCCCCGATGCGCAGGCCCCCAAGGACTGGGCGCAGTTTTTCGACCAGGGCAAGTACGATACCAAGCGCTCGGTCTACAACCAGCTCTCGGACAGCTCCGTGCTGGAGGCCGCACTCCTGGCCGACGGCGTGCCGTTCGACCAGATCTACCCGCTCGACGTCGACCGGGCCCTGCGCGTGCTGGGCCACCACCCCGGCAAGGATCGCCTGCTTTACCACGCGGCCAACCAGGAGCCCATCCAGCAGCTCACCTCGGGCGAGGTCTCGCTGTCCACGAGCTTCAACAACCGCATCAACGCGGCCCGCAACGACGGCGCCAAGCTGAACTTCAGCGCGGAAAACGCGGTGCTTGCCGGCGACTACTTCGTGGTGCCGAAGGGGGCCAAGAACAAGGAAGCCGCCTTCAAACTGATGAACTTCATGTCCAACGACGCCGAGGCCGGCGCCGCCTTCGACACGGTCACCAACCTGACCCTGGCCAACACTCCGGCGCTGTCCAAGCTGCCCAAGGAGGTCGCAGACACCCTGCCCACCAGCCCGAGCCTGGCCGGCAAGATCCTGGTCCGTGACGACAAGTGGTGGTCGGAGAACCTGAAGAAGACCGAGCAGCAGTTCAAGCTGTGGCAGGCCAGCTGACATGAGCAACGCAACCTTGCAACGCGCGCGTCCGGCGGGACGCGCCCCGGCACCGGAGCAGGAGAAACCCCGACGGCGGCGCACCATGTGGTGGCTGCTGCTGGCCCCGATCCTGGCCTTCGACGTCGTACTGTTCCTCAGCCCGCTGGGCAAACTGGTGGGCTCGAGCTTCACCGGCAACGCCTACCAACGCGTCCTCGAAGACCCGCTGGTGGTCCGTTCCCTGATCAACACCCTGAGCATCAGCCTGGCATCCACCGTCGTCACCGTGGTCCTGGGCTACGTCATTGCCCTGGTGCTGTGGCGCTCCGGCACGGTGACCCGCGTGATCCTGTTCGCCGTGGTGCTGCTGCCCTTCTGGACCGGTATCCTGGTGAAGAACTTCGCGTGGGCCGTGCTACTCCAGGACAACGGCATCGTGAACTCCTTCCTCCAGACGGTGGGCCTCACCGATGCTCCCATTGAGCTGCTGCACAACCGGCTGGCAGTGATCATCGGCATGGTTCACTGCCTGCTCCCGTATGCGGTGTTCCCGATTTTCTCCTCGCTGACCTCCATCGATGACCGGCTTGCCCTGGCGGCGCGGTCGCTCGGGGCCAAGGAAGCCTCAATCTTCCGCCGGATCACCCTGCCGCTCAGCACGCCGGGCATCTCCGCGGCAGGCTTGCTCGTGTTCATCATCAGCACCGGATTCTTCATCACCCCGGTGGTCATGGGCGGACCCGGCGACATGATGATCGCCAACCAGATCGACTACTACGCGCGACAGCTCACCGACTTCTCCGGGGCCGCGGCCCTGGCCGTAATCCTGACAGTGCTGGTCAGCATCCTCGTTGCCATCTACCAGCGAGTGCTCAAGGCGGGAGGCCAACATGCAGACAACTAATCCCCGGCAGCGACTGCTGACGCTGCTTTCCATTCCGGTGTTCCTGTTCCTGGTGGTCCCGACGGCGATCGTGGTGCCTGTTGCCCTTAACGACAGCCGCTACATCACGTTCCCGCCCGAAGGAATCTCGTTCGCCGCCGTCGCGGGCTTCTTCGCTGACAAGGCTTGGACCTCGGCCCTGACGGCCAGCCTCCAATCTGCAGCGATCGCCGTCGTGATCGGTGTGCTTCTCGGCGCGACCGCGGCGATCGGCCTGCACGGACGCAAGTTCCCGGGCCAGCAGGCTGTCGTCGGGCTGATCCTGGCGCCGATGATCGTCCCCACCGTGGTGCTGGCGCTGGCGTTCTACCAGTTCTTCATCTCCCTCGGCGTGCTGGGCAGCATCCTCCCCATCGGCCTGGCGCATGCCGTCATCGCCACCCCGTACGTGTACCTGACCACGCGTGCCAGCCTTGCCGGACTGAACCCGGCGCTGGTCAATTC from Pseudarthrobacter sp. SSS035 carries:
- a CDS encoding siderophore-interacting protein — its product is MKTRDIAATEPMTLAFEVTVSSVQELSPNFRRITFGGYSLRDFGVNGDTLDLRIKLMIPSLASDGTKLPLPVFEMAQAGWYQEWLAMDPAVRGSMRTYTVRQSRLDAVYPEIDVDFVMHFDADGHGGPAANWAQNAQPGDAITIIGPNNRAAHCVTAEIYSGIEWRPGMAQRVLLAGDETAIPAISAILENLPSYMSGHAFLEVPEAGDFLDLKTAADVDITWLARGAAIGRSRPHGELLQQAVRTSVPVPGWVGIKASDAGAGPEPEDVNVDVDILWETPARMETAEIEATKNPAMPAGAMPFYAWIAGEAAVIKDMRRYLVRDVGIDRKQVAFMGYWRQGKAEV
- a CDS encoding SGNH/GDSL hydrolase family protein, producing the protein MGSNPLLSDREGRRVFVALGDSFTEGVGDRDERLPNGVRGWADRVAEKLAKAEPGWEYANLAIRSKRLRHVITEQLEPALAMKPTLITLYAGGNDILDIGTDMAALMDEYEDLVARLAGTGATVVLFTGFDVKVSAVLELLKKRNTVYNQRVREISVKYGTVLVDYWCLDAFHDRRMWDSDRLHMSKAGHKYLAGQVLDQLGVPHKIRLKDWDPPERLSLREWEQRQRRWVNDWVLPLFGRKIRGVTLGDALAPRWPEPVKVPRKRGLKKLMDRDAVLKNSPKASGL
- a CDS encoding ABC transporter permease, which codes for MQTTNPRQRLLTLLSIPVFLFLVVPTAIVVPVALNDSRYITFPPEGISFAAVAGFFADKAWTSALTASLQSAAIAVVIGVLLGATAAIGLHGRKFPGQQAVVGLILAPMIVPTVVLALAFYQFFISLGVLGSILPIGLAHAVIATPYVYLTTRASLAGLNPALVNSAQSLGAGWLSVFRHVYLPVILPGLVSGALFAFSVSIDETVMSLFMQSPSATTLPVKMFTDIQFNLTPKIAVSSALLVTVATLGLLFQVMFVLKRRSTARMLPLAVSAPN
- a CDS encoding extracellular solute-binding protein, which produces MTDSSLHFDRRKLLKAAALTPFAGLALSGCGAKPADSAAANKTVTVTSYGGSYNDQLTQTILDPFSKQSGIQTTLLANTSLAALKAQVQSGDVQWDLVEITAPEYETAVAEGLLEPFDYDIISDKGLPGYAKAEYGIKYLSFLFVMAWDQKAIPDAQAPKDWAQFFDQGKYDTKRSVYNQLSDSSVLEAALLADGVPFDQIYPLDVDRALRVLGHHPGKDRLLYHAANQEPIQQLTSGEVSLSTSFNNRINAARNDGAKLNFSAENAVLAGDYFVVPKGAKNKEAAFKLMNFMSNDAEAGAAFDTVTNLTLANTPALSKLPKEVADTLPTSPSLAGKILVRDDKWWSENLKKTEQQFKLWQAS
- a CDS encoding glycoside hydrolase family 16 protein, yielding MAAVPPAPALAAAPAPAQPGPAAGQALATTGDGAQAATAFGWGPVLTGDEFSNTGAPDRTKWSVYNSAGHAGKGLRSPQAWSVANGVATVSGDAAGTTGGMSAKFAEQKYGRWETRMKTNSRDPKYHPVLILNNNAAPNCAEIDYAEGSSVTSVMRFFLHYACGGADFQTTAATPVDGTQWHNYAVEWTPAGISGYVDGVKTFTDTNPAHQPSTVMKQTLQLDWFPDGSATKPSQMQVDWVRVYK
- a CDS encoding ABC transporter permease; translated protein: MSNATLQRARPAGRAPAPEQEKPRRRRTMWWLLLAPILAFDVVLFLSPLGKLVGSSFTGNAYQRVLEDPLVVRSLINTLSISLASTVVTVVLGYVIALVLWRSGTVTRVILFAVVLLPFWTGILVKNFAWAVLLQDNGIVNSFLQTVGLTDAPIELLHNRLAVIIGMVHCLLPYAVFPIFSSLTSIDDRLALAARSLGAKEASIFRRITLPLSTPGISAAGLLVFIISTGFFITPVVMGGPGDMMIANQIDYYARQLTDFSGAAALAVILTVLVSILVAIYQRVLKAGGQHADN